From one Oncorhynchus clarkii lewisi isolate Uvic-CL-2024 chromosome 6, UVic_Ocla_1.0, whole genome shotgun sequence genomic stretch:
- the LOC139411609 gene encoding AKT-interacting protein isoform X1: MNLNPFWSMSTNTGRKVRERSSSSALKANFCQVHPTHKRAERQKNRLFRSSQRDPHTLKRSDGEEQSGEQQQQRASPARPSFGKKQLPSIPKNAVPITKPASPAATAQLANGTHASYGPFYLEYSLLAEFTLVIKQKLPGIYVQPSYKSALMWFGVIFIRHGLYQDGVFKFTVYIPDNYPDGECPRVVFDIPVFHPLVDPVSGELDVRRAFTKWRRNHNHIWQVLMYARTVFYKINTMEPLNPEAAVLYDKDVQLFKSKVIDSVKLCNSHLFDQPKMDDPYAISFSSWNPAIHDEAKERMFSHKRRPEDHHKGLQVSGLSWVKPGSTQPFSKDDNPPQS, encoded by the exons ATGAACCTGAACCCATTCTGGAGCATGTCTACCAATACTGGTCGTAAGGTAAGGGAGCGCTCTTCCTCTTCTGCACTGAAAGCCAACTTCTGTCAAGTTCACCCAACACACAAGCGAGCTGAAAGACAAAAAAACAGGCTCTTCAGAAGTTCCCAAAGAGACCCCCATACATTGAAA AGATCTGATGGTGAGGAACAGAGTGGAGAGCAGCAGCAACAAAGAGCCAGTCCAGCCCGTCCTAGCTTTGGGAAGAAGCAGCTTCCCTCCATCCCCAAGAATGCAGTCCCCATCACCAAGCCTGCCTCTCCTGCCGCCACGGCCCAGTTGGCCAACGGAACACATGCCTCCTACGGTCCATTCTACCTGGAGTACTCGCTGCTGGCTGAGTT CACGCTAGTGATCAAGCAAAAACTGCCTGGAATCTATGTGCAGCCATCCTACAAATCAGCATTGA TGTGGTTTGGGGTCATTTTCATCAGACATGGCTTGTACCAGGATGGAGTCTTCAAGTTCACTGTGTATATTCCAGATAACTATCCTGATGGTGAATGTCCT AGAGTGGTGTTTGATATCCCAGTCTTCCACCCACTAGTGGACCCTGTTTCAGGAGAGCTTGATGTCAGGAGAGCCTTCACCAAGTGGAG GCGTAATCACAACCACATCTGGCAAGTCCTGATGTATGCACGCACTGTGTTCTACAAGATCAACACTATGGAACCACTCAACCCAGAAGCTGCTGTGCT GTACGACAAGGATGTGCAGTTGTTTAAAAGCAAGGTGATAGACAGCGTCAAACTATGCAACAGTCACCTCTTCGACCAGCCCAAGATGGACGATCCTTATGCAATAAG TTTCTCTTCATGGAACCCAGCAATCCACGATGAGGCGAAGGAACGGATGTTCTCACACAAA AGACGGCCTGAGGATCACCACAAGGGGCTGCAGGTGTCAGGACTGTCTTGGGTGAAGCCCGGATCCACACAACCCTTCAGCAAAGATGACAACCCTCCCCAGAGCTGA
- the LOC139411609 gene encoding AKT-interacting protein isoform X2 — protein MNLNPFWSMSTNTGRKRSDGEEQSGEQQQQRASPARPSFGKKQLPSIPKNAVPITKPASPAATAQLANGTHASYGPFYLEYSLLAEFTLVIKQKLPGIYVQPSYKSALMWFGVIFIRHGLYQDGVFKFTVYIPDNYPDGECPRVVFDIPVFHPLVDPVSGELDVRRAFTKWRRNHNHIWQVLMYARTVFYKINTMEPLNPEAAVLYDKDVQLFKSKVIDSVKLCNSHLFDQPKMDDPYAISFSSWNPAIHDEAKERMFSHKRRPEDHHKGLQVSGLSWVKPGSTQPFSKDDNPPQS, from the exons ATGAACCTGAACCCATTCTGGAGCATGTCTACCAATACTGGTCGTAAG AGATCTGATGGTGAGGAACAGAGTGGAGAGCAGCAGCAACAAAGAGCCAGTCCAGCCCGTCCTAGCTTTGGGAAGAAGCAGCTTCCCTCCATCCCCAAGAATGCAGTCCCCATCACCAAGCCTGCCTCTCCTGCCGCCACGGCCCAGTTGGCCAACGGAACACATGCCTCCTACGGTCCATTCTACCTGGAGTACTCGCTGCTGGCTGAGTT CACGCTAGTGATCAAGCAAAAACTGCCTGGAATCTATGTGCAGCCATCCTACAAATCAGCATTGA TGTGGTTTGGGGTCATTTTCATCAGACATGGCTTGTACCAGGATGGAGTCTTCAAGTTCACTGTGTATATTCCAGATAACTATCCTGATGGTGAATGTCCT AGAGTGGTGTTTGATATCCCAGTCTTCCACCCACTAGTGGACCCTGTTTCAGGAGAGCTTGATGTCAGGAGAGCCTTCACCAAGTGGAG GCGTAATCACAACCACATCTGGCAAGTCCTGATGTATGCACGCACTGTGTTCTACAAGATCAACACTATGGAACCACTCAACCCAGAAGCTGCTGTGCT GTACGACAAGGATGTGCAGTTGTTTAAAAGCAAGGTGATAGACAGCGTCAAACTATGCAACAGTCACCTCTTCGACCAGCCCAAGATGGACGATCCTTATGCAATAAG TTTCTCTTCATGGAACCCAGCAATCCACGATGAGGCGAAGGAACGGATGTTCTCACACAAA AGACGGCCTGAGGATCACCACAAGGGGCTGCAGGTGTCAGGACTGTCTTGGGTGAAGCCCGGATCCACACAACCCTTCAGCAAAGATGACAACCCTCCCCAGAGCTGA